The proteins below are encoded in one region of Gambusia affinis linkage group LG07, SWU_Gaff_1.0, whole genome shotgun sequence:
- the LOC122833526 gene encoding DEP domain-containing protein 7-like: MASIRERAAALKLPETLRAFSPPAAGVKAEQSFSIWSDLIAHLRSKVKVKRRLVQFKAHSDCFVGSEAVDVLLQHAANASGLQGGAVSREQVVCVCQALLQSGALEALGTRNRRQDAFEDSGSALYRFAERRRPAVEELERCDALVQQLFLGAPPRPEEPAGSEGPVGGPSWGRQTDATLPQSLVKEVWQEQTLLRLLNLVELPLLEGVLQCSQSPTSDPSADLLPHRNPDLISNSLDRRILQAFRESQEDNWLCSGLDCLDFLPDQQVAALSRELPRCSDPEPPHRGAVQDGGPGSEDDLPARPSASGQLLLFSSLLRHYSSQPPLLPPNMVAVYAAVAELLENGQLEKALEALQLCLKLLPPGCREELRRLLTFMAAAAEPGALKLDKEVENRAAVMKAFSKAVLHSRSFPKEKQDLILNFLLSNRQEVFKIPGSLHKTISEKLAGLAQPDAPGPPASSQAPADAVKLGTQQALLELLSSINLDRSMAAKERRRLLRQFCSAHPEIFHQYFGDSAASQI; the protein is encoded by the exons ATGGCCTCCATCAGAGAGCGAGCTGCGGCCCTGAAGCTGCCAGAGACGCTGCGGGCTTTTTCTCCTCCAG CTGCTGGAGTGAAAGCAGAGCAGTCGTTCTCCATCTGGAGTGACCTCATCGCCCAcctgaggtcaaaggtgaaggTGAAACGCCGACTGGTCCAGTTCAAGGCCCACAGCGACTGCTTCGTCGGCTCTGAGGCCGTGGACGTCCTGCTGCAGCACGCCGCCAACGCTAGCGGGCTGCAGG GTGGCGCTGTCTCCAGAGAgcaggtggtgtgtgtgtgccaggCTCTGCTGCAGAGCGGTGCGTTGGAGGCCCTGGGAACCAGAAACAGGAGGCAGGATGCGTTTGAGGACAGTGGGAGTGCTCTGTACCG GTTCGCCGAGCGGCGCCGTCCTGCCGTGGAGGAGCTGGAGCGATGTGACGCTCTGGTGCAGCAGCTCTTCCTCGGCGCTCCTCCTCG GCCTGAAGAGCCGGCCGGGTCGGAGGGGCCGGTGGGCGGTCCCAGCTGGGGGCGCCAGACGGACGCAACGCTGCCTCAGTCCT TGGTCAAGGAGGTGTGGCAGGAGCAGACGCTGCTCAGGCTGCTGAACCTGGTGgagctccccctgctggaagGAGTCCTGCAGTGCAGCCAGAGcccgacctctgacccctcaGCCGACCTGCTGCCTCACCGTAACCCTGACCTGATCAGCAACAGCCTGGACAGACGGATCCTCCAGGCCTTCAGGGAGTCCCA GGAAGACAATTGGCTGTGCAGCGGTTTGGACTGTCTGGACTTCCTGCCTGACCAGCAGGTGGCGGCGCTGAGCAGAGAGCTGCCTCGCTGCAGTGACCCAGAACCACCACACAGGGGCGCCGTTCAAGATGGAG GGCCCGGCAGTGAGGACGATCTACCGGCTCGGCCCTCGGCCTCGgggcagctgctgctgttcagctCTCTGCTCAGGCACTACAGCAGTCAGCCGCCTCTGCTGCCTCCCAACATGGTGGCCGTGTACGCGGCCGTGGCCGAGCTGCTAG AGAACGGACAGCTGGAAAAGGCGCTGGAGGCTCTGCAATTGTGTCTGAAGCTGCTGCCCCCTGGCTGCCGGGAGGAGCTGCGCAGGCTGCTGACCTTCATGGCTGCTGCGGCTGAACCGGGAGCGCTGAAGCTGGACAAGGAG GTGGAGAACAGAGCGGCGGTGATGAAGGCGTTCTCCAAGGCCGTCCTTCACAGCAGGAGCTTCCCGAAGGAGAAGCAGGACCTGATACTCAATTTCCTGCTCAGTAACAGACAGGAAGTCTTCAAG aTTCCAGGATCTCTGCACAAAACCATCAGTGAGAAGCTGGCGGGGCTCGCTCAGCCCGATGCTCCAG GCCCGCCGGCCTCCAGCCAGGCTCCTGCTGACGCAGTGAAGCTCGGCACCCAGCAGGCTCTGTTGGAGCTGCTGAGCAGCATCAACCTGGACCGCAGCATGGCGGCGAAGGAGAGGAGGCGTCTGCTCAGGCAGTTTTGCTCCGCCCATCCAGAGATCTTCCACCAGTACTTTGGGGACTCCGCCGCCTCTCAGATCTAg
- the LOC122833528 gene encoding uncharacterized protein C20orf85 homolog isoform X1, whose protein sequence is MENSLQTSEPTNFVHQDEIWKAHIKLEKDSRESWSKNWGFLSEAYKEYEMKSVKLKTGLKTDLHPQPTVRPLTPPQKHVQVRLSQRLWSCSAVYLCSTCPPVQVGSSSAVPLTSQRFIGWRSGSSCFQLEKYGAVHHGRRSFLKDLGWSLDACS, encoded by the exons ATGGAAAATTCACTGCAAACATCTGAACCCACCAACTTTGTTCATCAGGATGAAATCTG GAAAGCTCATATAAAACTTGAGAAGGATTCTAGAGAATCGTGGAGTAAAAACTGGGGCTTCCTGTCTGAAGCCTATAAAGAG TACGAGATGAAAAGTGTGAAGCTGAAGACGGGACTGAAAACGGACCTCCACCCTCAGCCGACGGTTCGACCTTTGACCCCTCCTCAAAAACACGTCCAGGTAAGGCTCAGCCAGCGCCTCTGGTCCTGCTCTGCTGTCTACCTGTGCTCCACCTGTCCTCCTGTCCAGGTCGGCTCTTCCTCCGCCGTCCCTCTGACCTCTCAGCGTTTCATCGGATGGCGTTCTGGATCGTCATGTTTCCAGCTGGAAAAGTACGGCGCGGTGCATCATGGGAGGCGTAGTTTCCTGAAGGATTTGGGTTGGTCTCTAGATGCTTGCAGCTGA
- the LOC122833528 gene encoding uncharacterized protein C20orf85-like isoform X4 produces MENSLQTSEPTNFVHQDEIWKAHIKLEKDSRESWSKNWGFLSEAYKEYEMKSVKLKTGLKTDLHPQPTVRPLTPPQKHVQVGSSSAVPLTSQRFIGWRSGSSCFQLEKYGAVHHGRRSFLKDLGWSLDACS; encoded by the exons ATGGAAAATTCACTGCAAACATCTGAACCCACCAACTTTGTTCATCAGGATGAAATCTG GAAAGCTCATATAAAACTTGAGAAGGATTCTAGAGAATCGTGGAGTAAAAACTGGGGCTTCCTGTCTGAAGCCTATAAAGAG TACGAGATGAAAAGTGTGAAGCTGAAGACGGGACTGAAAACGGACCTCCACCCTCAGCCGACGGTTCGACCTTTGACCCCTCCTCAAAAACACGTCCAG GTCGGCTCTTCCTCCGCCGTCCCTCTGACCTCTCAGCGTTTCATCGGATGGCGTTCTGGATCGTCATGTTTCCAGCTGGAAAAGTACGGCGCGGTGCATCATGGGAGGCGTAGTTTCCTGAAGGATTTGGGTTGGTCTCTAGATGCTTGCAGCTGA
- the LOC122833528 gene encoding uncharacterized protein C20orf85-like isoform X2: MNSKLVTTYVRMITKHNYSNNFTFEEAELMNLNFLLCIFFRKAHIKLEKDSRESWSKNWGFLSEAYKEYEMKSVKLKTGLKTDLHPQPTVRPLTPPQKHVQVGSSSAVPLTSQRFIGWRSGSSCFQLEKYGAVHHGRRSFLKDLGWSLDACS, from the exons ATGAATAGCAAACTGGTAACTacttatgtaagaatgataacaaaacataattattctaacaacTTTACTTTTGAAGAAGCTGAGttaatgaatttaaattttctctTGTGTATATTTTTCAGGAAAGCTCATATAAAACTTGAGAAGGATTCTAGAGAATCGTGGAGTAAAAACTGGGGCTTCCTGTCTGAAGCCTATAAAGAG TACGAGATGAAAAGTGTGAAGCTGAAGACGGGACTGAAAACGGACCTCCACCCTCAGCCGACGGTTCGACCTTTGACCCCTCCTCAAAAACACGTCCAG GTCGGCTCTTCCTCCGCCGTCCCTCTGACCTCTCAGCGTTTCATCGGATGGCGTTCTGGATCGTCATGTTTCCAGCTGGAAAAGTACGGCGCGGTGCATCATGGGAGGCGTAGTTTCCTGAAGGATTTGGGTTGGTCTCTAGATGCTTGCAGCTGA
- the LOC122833528 gene encoding uncharacterized protein C20orf85 homolog isoform X3: MKAHIKLEKDSRESWSKNWGFLSEAYKEYEMKSVKLKTGLKTDLHPQPTVRPLTPPQKHVQVRLSQRLWSCSAVYLCSTCPPVQVGSSSAVPLTSQRFIGWRSGSSCFQLEKYGAVHHGRRSFLKDLGWSLDACS; the protein is encoded by the exons at GAAAGCTCATATAAAACTTGAGAAGGATTCTAGAGAATCGTGGAGTAAAAACTGGGGCTTCCTGTCTGAAGCCTATAAAGAG TACGAGATGAAAAGTGTGAAGCTGAAGACGGGACTGAAAACGGACCTCCACCCTCAGCCGACGGTTCGACCTTTGACCCCTCCTCAAAAACACGTCCAGGTAAGGCTCAGCCAGCGCCTCTGGTCCTGCTCTGCTGTCTACCTGTGCTCCACCTGTCCTCCTGTCCAGGTCGGCTCTTCCTCCGCCGTCCCTCTGACCTCTCAGCGTTTCATCGGATGGCGTTCTGGATCGTCATGTTTCCAGCTGGAAAAGTACGGCGCGGTGCATCATGGGAGGCGTAGTTTCCTGAAGGATTTGGGTTGGTCTCTAGATGCTTGCAGCTGA